From Pseudomonas hefeiensis, one genomic window encodes:
- the rsmA gene encoding 16S rRNA (adenine(1518)-N(6)/adenine(1519)-N(6))-dimethyltransferase RsmA has product MTEQYQHRARKRFGQNFLHDAGVIDRILRSINAKPDDRLLEIGPGQGALTEGLLGSGAQLDVVELDKDLIPILNQQFAGMSNFNLHQGDALKFDFKSLEAAPNSLRVVGNLPYNISTPLIFHLLSNAGLIRDMHFMLQKEVVERLAAGPGGGDWGRLSIMVQYHCRVEHLFNVGPGAFNPPPKVDSAIVRLVPHAVLPHPAKDHRLLERVVREAFNQRRKTLRNTLKLLLSSAEIEAAGVDGSLRPEQLDLAAFVRLADKLSEQVAVKADAS; this is encoded by the coding sequence ATGACCGAGCAATACCAACACCGCGCGCGCAAGCGCTTCGGCCAGAACTTCCTGCATGACGCTGGCGTAATCGATCGCATTCTGCGCTCCATCAATGCCAAACCCGACGATCGCCTGCTGGAAATTGGCCCAGGCCAGGGCGCGCTGACCGAAGGCCTGCTCGGCAGCGGTGCGCAACTGGACGTGGTTGAACTGGACAAGGACCTGATCCCGATCCTCAACCAGCAGTTCGCTGGCATGAGCAATTTCAACCTGCACCAGGGCGACGCGCTGAAGTTCGACTTCAAGAGCCTGGAGGCTGCGCCCAATAGCCTACGGGTGGTGGGGAATCTGCCGTACAACATCTCCACGCCACTGATCTTTCATCTGCTGAGCAACGCTGGCCTGATCCGCGACATGCACTTCATGTTGCAAAAAGAGGTGGTCGAACGGCTTGCGGCAGGCCCTGGCGGCGGTGACTGGGGTCGTCTGTCGATCATGGTTCAGTACCATTGCCGGGTCGAACATCTGTTCAACGTAGGCCCTGGAGCTTTCAACCCGCCCCCCAAAGTCGATTCGGCCATCGTCCGGCTGGTGCCTCATGCCGTCCTGCCGCACCCGGCCAAGGATCATCGCCTGCTGGAGCGCGTCGTACGCGAAGCCTTCAATCAGCGGCGCAAAACCCTGCGCAACACCCTGAAGTTATTGCTCAGCAGCGCCGAAATCGAAGCCGCTGGCGTTGACGGCAGCCTGCGTCCCGAGCAATTGGACCTGGCGGCTTTCGTGCGCCTGGCCGACAAGCTCAGCGAACAGGTAGCAGTGAAAGCCGACGCCAGCTGA
- a CDS encoding YeaH/YhbH family protein yields MSYVIDRRLNGKNKSTVNRQRFLRRYRDHIKKAVEEAVSRRSITDMEHGEQISIPGRDIDEPVLHHGRGGKQTVVHPGNKEFTSGEHIPRPQGGGGGRGPGKAGNSGEGMDEFVFQITQEEFLEFMFEDLELPNLVKRNLTGTDTFKTVRAGISNEGNPSRINIIRTLRSAHARRIALSGSSRAKLREAKDELARLKREEPDNFGDIQELEAEIEKLSARIHRVPFLDTFDLKYNLLVKQPNPSSKAVMFCLMDVSGSMTQATKDIAKRFFILLYLFLKRNYDKIDVVFIRHHTSAREVDEEEFFYSRETGGTIVSSALKLMQEIMAERYPANEWNIYAAQASDGDNWNDDSPICRDILINQIMPFVQYYTYVEITPREHQALWYEYERIAEAFSDTFAQQQLVSAGDIYPVFRELFQRRLVT; encoded by the coding sequence ATGAGCTATGTGATCGACCGACGCCTTAATGGCAAGAACAAAAGCACGGTGAACCGCCAGCGGTTTCTGCGGCGTTACCGTGACCACATCAAGAAGGCCGTCGAAGAGGCGGTCAGCCGCCGCTCCATTACCGATATGGAACATGGCGAGCAGATCAGCATCCCCGGACGCGACATCGACGAGCCGGTGCTTCACCACGGACGTGGCGGCAAACAGACCGTCGTGCACCCCGGCAACAAGGAATTCACCAGCGGCGAACACATTCCACGTCCGCAAGGCGGAGGTGGAGGGAGAGGTCCGGGCAAGGCCGGCAACTCCGGCGAGGGTATGGATGAGTTTGTGTTCCAGATTACCCAGGAAGAATTCCTGGAGTTCATGTTCGAGGACCTGGAGCTACCCAACCTGGTCAAGCGCAACCTGACCGGCACCGACACCTTCAAGACAGTACGCGCCGGCATCAGCAATGAAGGCAATCCGTCGCGCATCAATATCATCCGCACGCTTCGTTCGGCCCACGCGCGGCGCATCGCGTTGTCGGGTAGCAGCCGGGCAAAATTGCGCGAAGCCAAGGACGAACTGGCCCGCCTTAAGCGCGAAGAACCCGACAATTTTGGCGATATTCAGGAGTTGGAAGCGGAGATCGAAAAACTTAGCGCGCGGATTCACCGTGTGCCATTTCTCGATACTTTCGACCTCAAGTACAACCTGCTGGTGAAACAACCCAACCCCAGCTCCAAGGCCGTGATGTTCTGCCTGATGGACGTGTCGGGCTCCATGACCCAGGCCACCAAGGACATTGCCAAGCGCTTTTTTATCCTCTTGTACCTGTTCCTCAAACGGAACTACGACAAGATTGACGTGGTGTTCATCCGCCACCACACCAGCGCCAGGGAAGTGGACGAAGAGGAGTTCTTCTATTCCCGGGAAACCGGCGGCACGATTGTCTCCAGTGCCCTGAAGCTGATGCAGGAAATCATGGCCGAACGCTATCCTGCCAATGAGTGGAACATCTATGCAGCCCAGGCGTCCGATGGCGATAACTGGAACGATGATTCGCCCATTTGCCGCGACATCCTGATCAACCAGATCATGCCGTTCGTCCAGTACTACACCTATGTGGAAATTACTCCACGGGAACATCAGGCGTTGTGGTACGAATATGAACGCATCGCCGAAGCGTTTTCCGACACATTTGCCCAACAGCAATTGGTCTCGGCCGGGGATATCTACCCGGTCTTCCGTGAACTCTTCCAGCGCAGGTTAGTGACATGA
- the pdxA gene encoding 4-hydroxythreonine-4-phosphate dehydrogenase PdxA, whose translation MKPKRFALTPGEPAGIGPDLCLLLASQPQPHPLIAITSRDLLLERAAQLGVVVDLLPVTPGAWPDIPAPANSLYVWDTPLGAPVVTGQLDKTNAAFVLQTLTRAGQGCLDGSFAGIITAPVHKGVINESGIAFSGHTEFLADLTHTTQVVMMLATRGLRVALVTTHLPLRDVADAITPQRLERVTRILHADLQEKFGIARPRILVCGLNPHAGEGGHLGHEEIDTIEPTLERLRSEGMDLRGPLPADTLFTPKYLEHCDAVLAMYHDQGLPVLKYKGFGAAVNVTLGLPIIRTSVDHGTALDLAGSGRIDTGSLQVALETAYQMAETHL comes from the coding sequence GTGAAACCCAAGCGTTTCGCGCTGACACCCGGCGAGCCTGCCGGCATTGGTCCCGACCTGTGCCTGCTGCTCGCCTCGCAACCCCAGCCACATCCCCTGATAGCCATCACCAGCCGCGACCTGCTCCTCGAGCGGGCCGCGCAGCTGGGGGTGGTCGTCGACCTGCTGCCAGTGACACCCGGAGCCTGGCCGGATATCCCGGCACCCGCCAATAGCCTGTATGTCTGGGATACGCCGCTGGGCGCCCCGGTGGTTACCGGACAGTTGGACAAGACCAACGCGGCATTTGTCCTGCAAACCCTGACCCGCGCTGGTCAGGGCTGCCTGGACGGGAGTTTCGCCGGCATCATCACCGCTCCGGTGCACAAGGGCGTGATCAACGAATCCGGGATTGCCTTTTCCGGGCATACCGAGTTCCTGGCGGACCTGACCCACACCACGCAGGTGGTAATGATGCTCGCCACCCGTGGCCTGCGCGTGGCACTGGTGACCACTCACCTGCCCTTGCGGGACGTCGCCGACGCCATCACCCCGCAACGCCTGGAGCGGGTCACGCGGATATTGCACGCCGACCTGCAGGAAAAGTTCGGCATCGCCCGGCCCCGTATCCTGGTGTGCGGGCTCAATCCCCATGCCGGTGAAGGCGGACATCTGGGCCATGAAGAAATCGACACCATAGAACCCACCTTGGAGCGCTTGCGCAGCGAGGGCATGGACCTGCGTGGCCCGCTGCCTGCCGACACTCTGTTTACCCCCAAATATCTGGAGCACTGCGACGCAGTGCTGGCGATGTACCACGATCAGGGCCTGCCCGTACTGAAGTACAAAGGCTTCGGCGCGGCAGTCAATGTAACCCTGGGCCTGCCGATCATCCGCACGTCGGTGGACCATGGCACCGCCCTGGACCTGGCCGGCAGTGGCAGGATCGACACCGGCAGCCTGCAGGTCGCCCTGGAAACCGCCTACCAGATGGCCGAGACCCATTTATGA
- a CDS encoding LPS-assembly protein LptD — protein sequence MALKSPAFRKKFPLLVTGSLLALQPLASSFVVAAQQYDCSVSASGAWDCSPKTPAAALPPRPVHDGSAVSASGEAPADSSSGEEAGDKPVLVTEAKGRGLKSRSADYSHLDWVPRENLTPAQLAETGPYCAGAYIEPVRPGMNDKTDKSDAPTFLGAKASRYQQEEQVATLAGDVVMRQGSMQVEADEANLYQAENRGELSGNVRVRDNGALIVGDHADVQLDTGEAKVDNAEYVMHKSRIRGNALYAKRAENAIIRLKDGTYTTCEPGSNAWTLKGNNITLNPATGFGTATNVTLRVKDFPVLYTPYIYFPIDDRRQSGFLPPTIGTGSDTGFLLVTPYYFNLAPNYDATLYPRYMSKRGLLMEGEFRYLTKSSEGQFGAAYLNDEDDERSGQSDYDKTRYMYNWQHKGGLDSRVLTEVDYTKISDPYYFQDLQSDQIGVESNDYVNQQGAVSYRGDNYVARVNAQAYQMATISKITPYNRLPQITFNGALPQHPYGLDFAYKTELVRFDRDLRTGNYSDEDGNTEPWLDTNVRGLARANGNRLNLAPVMSLPMEATYGYIKPALKYQYTQYDLDLDGTGKSQIAAQSAETDRLRGTYSGSQSRGVPIASIDSGLYFDRDTQWFGTSYRQTLEPRLFYLYVPEKDQSDIPVFDTGESTFSYSSLFRDNRFSGSDRVGDENKLSLGVTSRWIQENGFERQRVSVGQAFYFKDREVQLPGIDFNTREDAKSDVSPYALEYEFRWNRDWRTTATYNWDPDTRSPRSGSAMFHYQPEDNPNKVINAGYRYRNDQVRYDQTTGQWSVGGGDYGTPGTPGYVKDYYKIQQHDFSVIWPVVPQWNLISRWQYDYNRNRTLEAFGGFEYDNCCWKLRLINRYWVDYEEFSQAAPENEKGDHGIFLQIVLKGLGGLTGAKVESFLDKGIQGYREREDQAF from the coding sequence ATGGCATTGAAATCCCCCGCGTTTCGTAAAAAATTTCCGTTGCTGGTCACCGGCAGTCTGCTGGCCCTGCAACCCCTGGCCTCTTCATTCGTCGTCGCGGCGCAGCAGTATGACTGCTCCGTCTCCGCTTCGGGTGCCTGGGACTGTTCGCCCAAGACGCCGGCTGCTGCATTGCCGCCACGTCCGGTGCATGACGGCAGTGCGGTTTCCGCCAGCGGCGAGGCCCCGGCCGACAGCAGTTCGGGCGAGGAAGCCGGCGACAAGCCCGTGCTCGTCACGGAAGCCAAAGGCCGCGGCCTGAAGTCTCGCAGTGCGGACTACAGTCACCTGGACTGGGTTCCACGGGAGAATCTCACCCCTGCCCAATTGGCCGAAACCGGTCCTTATTGCGCCGGTGCCTATATCGAGCCCGTTCGTCCTGGCATGAATGACAAGACGGACAAAAGCGACGCTCCGACCTTCCTCGGTGCCAAGGCGTCGCGCTACCAGCAGGAAGAACAGGTGGCGACGCTTGCCGGCGACGTGGTCATGCGTCAAGGCAGCATGCAGGTCGAGGCCGACGAGGCCAACCTGTACCAGGCTGAAAACCGCGGTGAGTTGAGCGGCAACGTGCGCGTTCGTGACAACGGTGCGCTGATCGTCGGCGACCACGCCGATGTGCAACTGGACACCGGCGAAGCCAAGGTCGACAACGCCGAATACGTGATGCACAAATCGCGCATCCGCGGTAACGCCCTTTACGCCAAGCGTGCCGAAAACGCGATCATCCGCCTCAAGGATGGTACGTACACCACGTGCGAGCCGGGCAGCAACGCCTGGACGCTCAAGGGCAACAACATCACCCTGAACCCGGCCACCGGCTTCGGCACCGCGACCAACGTCACGCTGCGGGTCAAGGACTTCCCGGTCCTGTATACGCCGTACATCTATTTCCCGATCGATGACCGTCGCCAGTCCGGCTTCCTGCCGCCGACTATCGGCACCGGCAGCGATACCGGCTTTTTGCTGGTCACCCCGTATTACTTCAACCTGGCACCCAACTACGATGCCACGTTGTACCCGCGCTACATGAGCAAGCGCGGCCTGTTGATGGAAGGCGAATTCCGCTACCTGACCAAGTCCAGCGAAGGTCAGTTCGGTGCGGCGTACCTCAACGATGAAGACGATGAGCGCAGCGGCCAGTCCGACTACGACAAAACCCGCTACATGTACAACTGGCAGCACAAGGGCGGGCTCGACTCGCGCGTGCTGACGGAAGTCGACTACACCAAGATCAGTGATCCTTATTACTTCCAGGATCTGCAGTCCGACCAGATTGGTGTCGAGTCCAACGACTATGTAAACCAGCAGGGCGCCGTCAGCTATCGCGGTGACAACTACGTTGCGCGGGTGAATGCCCAGGCTTACCAGATGGCAACGATTTCGAAGATCACGCCGTATAACCGCCTGCCGCAGATCACCTTCAATGGCGCACTGCCGCAGCACCCGTATGGTCTGGATTTCGCCTACAAGACGGAGCTGGTGCGCTTTGATCGGGATTTGCGGACCGGCAACTACTCCGATGAGGACGGCAACACCGAGCCGTGGTTGGACACCAACGTTCGCGGCCTGGCACGGGCTAACGGCAATCGCCTGAACCTGGCACCGGTCATGAGCCTGCCGATGGAAGCGACCTACGGCTACATCAAGCCGGCGCTGAAGTATCAGTACACTCAGTACGACCTGGATCTGGACGGCACCGGTAAATCGCAAATCGCCGCACAATCTGCCGAGACTGATCGCCTGCGGGGCACTTACAGTGGCAGCCAGAGCCGCGGCGTTCCAATCGCCAGTATCGACAGCGGTCTGTACTTCGACCGGGACACCCAGTGGTTTGGCACTAGCTATCGTCAAACCCTGGAGCCGCGCCTGTTCTACCTCTATGTTCCAGAGAAAGATCAGAGCGATATCCCGGTTTTCGACACTGGCGAATCCACCTTCAGCTACTCCTCGCTGTTCCGGGACAACCGTTTCTCCGGCTCTGACCGTGTCGGCGACGAGAACAAACTGTCTTTGGGCGTGACCAGCCGCTGGATCCAGGAAAACGGTTTCGAGCGCCAACGCGTCAGCGTCGGCCAGGCCTTTTACTTCAAGGACCGCGAAGTTCAACTGCCAGGCATCGATTTCAACACGCGTGAAGATGCCAAGTCAGACGTATCTCCTTACGCACTGGAGTACGAATTCCGCTGGAACCGCGATTGGCGCACCACGGCTACCTACAACTGGGACCCGGACACCCGCAGCCCTCGCTCGGGCAGCGCGATGTTCCACTACCAGCCTGAAGATAATCCGAACAAGGTCATCAACGCCGGCTACCGCTATCGCAACGACCAGGTCCGCTACGACCAGACTACTGGTCAATGGTCCGTGGGCGGCGGCGACTACGGCACTCCGGGGACTCCGGGCTACGTGAAGGACTACTACAAGATCCAGCAGCACGACTTCTCGGTCATCTGGCCAGTCGTGCCGCAGTGGAACCTCATCAGCCGCTGGCAGTATGACTACAACCGCAACCGTACCCTGGAAGCCTTCGGTGGTTTCGAATACGACAACTGCTGCTGGAAACTGCGCCTGATCAACCGTTACTGGGTCGACTATGAAGAGTTCAGTCAAGCCGCCCCGGAAAACGAGAAGGGCGACCACGGCATCTTCCTCCAAATTGTCCTGAAGGGACTCGGCGGCCTCACCGGCGCCAAGGTAGAGAGCTTCCTCGACAAAGGCATCCAAGGTTATCGTGAACGTGAAGACCAAGCTTTCTGA
- the glpE gene encoding thiosulfate sulfurtransferase GlpE: MTAFKRIPPEQAQALRETGAVVVDVRDPATFAALHISGSTHLDNHSLSEFIRNADLDAPVVVVCYHGNSSQSAAAYLVSQGFSDVYSLDGGFELWRTVYPAETALGNPE; this comes from the coding sequence ATGACCGCATTTAAACGTATTCCCCCCGAACAGGCCCAGGCCCTGCGCGAAACAGGCGCGGTTGTGGTCGACGTTCGAGATCCGGCTACATTCGCCGCTTTGCATATCAGCGGCTCGACCCATCTGGATAACCACTCCCTATCCGAATTCATCCGCAATGCCGACCTCGACGCCCCCGTGGTGGTGGTCTGTTATCACGGCAACTCCAGCCAGAGCGCAGCCGCTTACCTGGTCAGCCAGGGCTTCTCCGATGTCTATAGCCTGGATGGCGGTTTTGAGCTGTGGCGCACGGTTTATCCTGCAGAAACAGCCCTAGGCAACCCGGAATAA
- the ltrA gene encoding group II intron reverse transcriptase/maturase has product MIEHSQIAVSAPSNAPQQWHDIDWYRVQRNVRAMQIRIAKACREGNWRRVKALQRMLTRSRSARYLAVRRVTENQGKRTAGVDRVLWDTPDAKWKAADGLKRHGYKPRPLRRVFIPKSNGKERPLGIPTMTDRAMQALYLLALAPIAETTGDPNSYGFRIERSTADAMGQLFVCLSKRLSAKWVLEADIKGCFDHINHDWLIHHVPTDKMVLRKWLKAGVIHKGQLQATDAGTPQGGIISPTLANMVLDGLETQLKQHLGVTRAKKLKINVVRYADDFVITGESKEVLDSEVKPWVEQFLAVRGLQLSPEKTHVVHIDEGFDFLGWNFRKYGGKLLIKPSKKNVKAFYRKAKEVISTNKAVTQEDLIRLLNPMLRGWASYHQPVVAKKAYSRMDFQIFQALWRWAKRRHPNKSLDWIRKKYFQLIEGRNWVFCTTLLTETGDKEEIRLYTLEATPIERHRKISGEYNPFDPSMEEMGEKLRMSRMLGKLKYRKQVSNLFQSQKGLCLLCKNPITSETGWHDHHIIYRSQGGGDSLSNRVLLHPICHQQLHARGLTVNKPAPDFGG; this is encoded by the coding sequence ATGATAGAACACAGCCAAATAGCCGTGTCTGCGCCTTCCAACGCTCCGCAGCAATGGCACGACATCGACTGGTATCGCGTTCAGCGGAACGTTCGGGCAATGCAGATACGGATTGCGAAGGCTTGTCGGGAAGGCAACTGGCGCAGGGTGAAAGCCTTGCAGCGGATGCTGACCCGCTCACGCTCGGCCAGATACTTGGCCGTACGGCGAGTCACTGAAAACCAGGGCAAGCGCACGGCGGGAGTCGACCGCGTGCTCTGGGATACACCGGATGCCAAATGGAAAGCGGCAGATGGATTGAAGCGCCACGGGTATAAACCTCGGCCGCTACGGCGAGTGTTTATCCCAAAGTCGAATGGAAAGGAGCGCCCTTTGGGCATCCCGACCATGACTGACAGGGCAATGCAGGCGTTGTATTTGCTTGCTCTGGCGCCCATCGCAGAAACCACGGGTGATCCCAATAGCTACGGCTTCAGGATCGAACGCTCGACGGCGGATGCGATGGGGCAGTTGTTCGTTTGCCTGTCCAAGAGGCTATCGGCCAAATGGGTTTTAGAAGCGGACATCAAGGGCTGCTTTGACCATATCAACCACGACTGGCTGATCCACCACGTCCCTACGGACAAAATGGTTCTTCGCAAATGGTTGAAAGCAGGCGTGATCCATAAAGGCCAGCTTCAGGCAACGGATGCCGGTACACCTCAAGGCGGGATTATCTCGCCGACCTTGGCAAACATGGTGCTGGATGGCCTGGAAACACAGCTCAAGCAACATCTGGGCGTGACACGGGCCAAGAAGCTGAAAATCAATGTAGTGCGATATGCGGACGATTTTGTGATCACTGGCGAATCGAAAGAGGTGCTCGATAGCGAAGTCAAACCTTGGGTGGAGCAGTTCCTCGCGGTGCGCGGATTGCAGTTATCCCCTGAGAAAACCCATGTCGTCCATATAGATGAAGGCTTTGACTTTCTGGGTTGGAATTTCCGCAAGTACGGCGGGAAGCTTCTGATCAAGCCGAGCAAGAAAAACGTGAAAGCGTTCTATCGCAAGGCCAAGGAGGTCATCAGCACCAACAAAGCGGTGACGCAAGAGGATCTGATTCGATTGCTGAACCCGATGCTGCGAGGCTGGGCGTCGTATCACCAGCCAGTAGTCGCCAAGAAGGCGTACAGCCGCATGGACTTTCAAATATTTCAAGCGCTATGGCGCTGGGCAAAACGGCGACACCCGAACAAAAGCCTCGACTGGATCAGGAAGAAGTATTTCCAACTCATCGAGGGTCGAAACTGGGTGTTCTGCACCACGTTACTGACAGAGACTGGGGACAAAGAGGAGATAAGGCTATACACCCTTGAGGCTACGCCGATCGAGAGGCACAGAAAAATCAGCGGGGAGTACAACCCGTTCGATCCTTCGATGGAGGAAATGGGCGAGAAACTGCGGATGTCCCGGATGCTCGGGAAGCTGAAATACCGTAAACAAGTATCAAACCTGTTTCAATCGCAAAAAGGTCTGTGTTTACTGTGCAAGAACCCGATAACCAGCGAGACGGGGTGGCATGACCACCACATCATTTATCGCTCACAAGGCGGTGGTGACTCGCTAAGCAACCGGGTACTATTGCATCCCATTTGCCACCAGCAGCTTCATGCTCGTGGGCTAACAGTGAACAAACCGGCTCCCGATTTCGGGGGTTAA
- a CDS encoding symmetrical bis(5'-nucleosyl)-tetraphosphatase, with the protein MATYAVGDLQGCLDPLKCLLERVAFDPQKDKLWLVGDLVNRGPQSLETLRFLYNIRDSLVCVLGNHDLHLLAAWQNIERLKKSDTLSEILDAPDCVELLEWLRLQKLMHYDEQRNLALVHAGIPPQWSLRKALKCAGEVEHALRDDNLFGPYLDGMYGNEPVKWDNNLTGTARLRVITNYFTRMRFCTRDGKLDLKGKEGIETAPPGYAPWFKHKERKTRNLKIIFGHWAALEGQSDEPGVFALDTGCVWGSAMTLMNVDSGELLRCECDEQGHAKPLHHPTTASVTAATII; encoded by the coding sequence ATGGCCACGTATGCGGTCGGCGATCTGCAAGGTTGCCTTGACCCGCTCAAATGCCTGCTGGAACGGGTCGCCTTCGACCCGCAGAAAGATAAGCTGTGGCTGGTGGGCGACCTGGTCAATCGCGGCCCACAATCGCTTGAAACCTTGCGTTTCCTCTACAACATCCGTGATTCGCTGGTCTGCGTGCTCGGCAATCATGACCTGCACCTGCTGGCCGCCTGGCAGAACATCGAGCGCCTGAAAAAATCCGATACCTTGAGCGAGATCCTCGATGCCCCTGATTGCGTCGAGCTGCTGGAATGGTTGCGCCTGCAAAAACTCATGCACTACGACGAGCAGCGTAACCTGGCGCTGGTGCACGCCGGCATCCCGCCCCAGTGGTCCTTGCGCAAGGCGCTCAAGTGCGCCGGCGAAGTCGAACACGCGCTACGCGACGACAACCTGTTCGGCCCCTACCTGGATGGCATGTACGGCAATGAACCGGTCAAATGGGACAACAATCTCACCGGCACCGCTCGTCTGCGAGTCATCACCAATTATTTCACCCGCATGCGCTTCTGCACCCGCGACGGTAAGCTGGACCTCAAGGGCAAGGAAGGCATCGAAACCGCCCCACCTGGCTATGCCCCCTGGTTCAAACACAAAGAGCGCAAGACCCGTAATCTGAAGATCATTTTCGGGCACTGGGCGGCACTGGAAGGCCAATCCGACGAACCTGGGGTTTTCGCTCTCGACACCGGATGCGTATGGGGCAGCGCGATGACGTTGATGAACGTCGACTCAGGCGAGCTGCTGCGTTGCGAGTGTGACGAACAGGGTCACGCCAAACCCCTTCATCATCCGACCACTGCATCAGTAACGGCCGCCACTATCATTTGA
- a CDS encoding PrkA family serine protein kinase, with the protein MSIFSHFQQRFESTRQEEYSLQEYLDLCKQDRSAYASAAERLLLAIGEPELLDTSANSRLSRIFSNKVIRRYPTFQDFHGMEECIDQIVSYFRHAAQGLEEKKQILYLLGPVGGGKSSLAEKLKELIEKVPFYAIKGSPVFESPLGLFNATEDGAILEEDFGIPRRYLNTIMSPWATKRLAEFGGDISQFRVVKLYPSILNQIAVAKTEPGDENNQDISALVGKVDIRKLEEFPQNDADAYSYSGALCRANQGLMEFVEMFKAPIKVLHPLLTATQEGNYNSTEGLGAIPFSGILLAHSNESEWHTFRNNKNNEAFIDRIYIVKVPYCLRVTDEVKIYDKLLFNSSLSKAHCAPDTLKMLAQFTVLSRLKEPENSNIYSKMRVYDGENLKDTDPKAKSIQEYRDNAGVDEGMNGLSTRFAFKILSKVFNFDPHEIAANPVHLLYVLEQQIEQEQFQAETRERYLRFLKEYLAPRYIEFIGKEIQTAYLESYSEYGQNIFDRYVLYADFWIQDQEYRDPETGEILNRVALNEELEKIEKPAGISNPKDFRNEIVNFVLRARANNNGKNPTWLSYEKLRVVIEKKMFSNTEDLLPVISFNAKASKEDQQKHNDFVTRMVERGYTDKQVRLLSEWYLRVRKSQ; encoded by the coding sequence ATGAGCATTTTTAGCCACTTCCAGCAACGTTTCGAGTCCACGCGGCAGGAGGAATACTCGCTGCAGGAATACCTCGATCTCTGCAAGCAGGACCGCAGCGCCTACGCATCGGCTGCGGAGCGTCTGTTGCTGGCAATCGGAGAACCGGAACTGCTGGATACCTCGGCCAATTCGAGGCTTTCGCGGATCTTTTCCAACAAAGTGATTCGCCGCTATCCGACCTTCCAGGACTTCCATGGCATGGAAGAGTGCATCGACCAGATCGTGTCCTATTTCCGCCACGCAGCTCAGGGCCTGGAAGAGAAGAAACAGATCCTGTACCTGCTTGGCCCCGTCGGCGGCGGTAAATCATCCTTGGCCGAGAAGCTCAAGGAACTGATCGAAAAGGTGCCCTTCTATGCCATCAAGGGTTCGCCCGTATTCGAATCCCCCCTGGGGCTGTTCAACGCTACTGAGGATGGCGCGATCCTTGAGGAAGATTTCGGCATTCCGCGTCGCTACCTCAATACCATCATGTCGCCATGGGCCACCAAGCGCCTGGCCGAGTTCGGTGGTGACATCAGCCAGTTCCGGGTGGTCAAGCTCTACCCTTCCATCCTCAACCAGATCGCGGTAGCCAAGACCGAACCTGGGGACGAAAACAACCAGGACATTTCCGCTCTCGTGGGCAAGGTCGATATCCGCAAGCTGGAGGAGTTTCCACAGAACGATGCCGACGCCTACAGCTATTCGGGTGCGCTGTGCCGGGCCAACCAGGGCCTGATGGAATTCGTCGAGATGTTCAAGGCGCCCATCAAAGTGCTGCACCCCCTGCTGACCGCAACCCAGGAAGGCAACTACAACAGCACCGAAGGCCTGGGGGCGATTCCGTTCAGCGGCATCCTGCTGGCGCACTCCAACGAGTCGGAATGGCACACCTTCCGCAACAACAAGAACAACGAGGCCTTCATCGACCGGATCTACATCGTCAAGGTGCCGTACTGCCTGCGAGTCACCGATGAGGTGAAGATCTACGACAAGCTGCTGTTCAACAGCTCGCTGTCCAAGGCCCACTGCGCCCCTGACACGCTGAAGATGCTTGCCCAGTTCACAGTGCTGTCGCGCCTGAAGGAGCCGGAAAACTCCAACATCTATTCGAAGATGCGGGTCTATGACGGTGAGAACCTCAAGGACACTGATCCGAAGGCCAAGTCGATCCAGGAATACCGCGACAACGCGGGGGTCGATGAAGGGATGAATGGCCTGTCCACACGCTTCGCCTTCAAGATCCTGTCCAAAGTATTCAACTTCGATCCACATGAGATCGCCGCCAACCCCGTTCACCTGTTGTATGTGCTGGAACAGCAGATCGAGCAGGAACAGTTCCAGGCGGAAACCCGTGAGCGTTACCTGCGCTTTCTGAAGGAATACCTGGCCCCGCGCTACATCGAGTTCATCGGCAAGGAAATTCAGACCGCGTACCTGGAGTCCTACAGCGAGTACGGCCAGAACATCTTTGACCGCTACGTGCTTTACGCGGATTTCTGGATCCAGGACCAGGAGTACCGCGATCCGGAAACCGGCGAAATTCTCAACCGAGTGGCTCTGAACGAGGAACTGGAAAAAATCGAGAAACCGGCCGGGATCAGCAATCCCAAGGATTTCCGCAACGAAATCGTCAACTTCGTCTTGCGGGCCCGGGCCAACAACAACGGCAAGAACCCAACCTGGCTCAGCTACGAAAAGCTGCGGGTGGTTATCGAGAAGAAAATGTTCTCCAACACCGAAGACCTGCTGCCGGTCATCAGCTTCAACGCCAAGGCCAGCAAGGAGGACCAGCAAAAACACAACGACTTCGTCACACGCATGGTCGAACGTGGCTACACCGACAAACAGGTACGGCTGCTCTCCGAGTGGTACCTGCGGGTCCGGAAATCGCAGTGA